The following are encoded together in the Daucus carota subsp. sativus chromosome 5, DH1 v3.0, whole genome shotgun sequence genome:
- the LOC108223019 gene encoding uncharacterized protein LOC108223019: protein MFDNMGNPPDAQKIPFGNAFSGAGSGLIRGGLGAYGEKILGSSSEYVQSNISRYFSDPQYYFQVNDHYVRNKLKVVLFPFLHRGHWTRITEPVGGRLSYKPPIYDINAPDLYIPFMAFGTYVVLAGFSLGLHGKFTPEALNWLFIKGLVGWFLQVSLLKMSLFSLGSGEAPLLDIVAYAGYTFTGMCLAVFVKIVWSYSYYFLMPWTCLCMGIFLVKTMKRVLFAEVRTYDSSRHHYLLLFIALAQLPLYVWLGNISLNWLF from the exons ATGTTTGATAATATGGGAAACCCGCCAGATGCACAGAAAATTCCCTTTGGGAATGCTTTCTCTGGTGCTGGTTCAGGGCTTATTAGAGGTGGACTGGGCGCTTATGGAGAGAAAATTTTAGGATCAAGTTCAGAGTACGTGCAAAGCAAT ATAAGTAGGTATTTCTCAGATCCCCAATACTACTTTCAAGTCAATGACCATTATGTGAGAAATAAATTGAAGGTCGTTCTATTTCCTTTCCTTCACAGA GGTCATTGGACAAGAATTACTGAACCAGTTGGTGGTAGACTTTCTTACAAGCCCCcaatatatgatattaatgCTCCAGATCTGTATATTCCATTCATGGCATTTGGTACCTACGTTGTTCTTGCGGGGTTCTCATTGGGTCTTCATGgaaa GTTTACCCCCGAAGCTCTGAATTGGCTGTTTATCAAGGGTTTGGTAGGTTGGTTCTTGCAAGTTTCACTATTAAAGATGTCATTGTTTTCATTGGGTAGCGGTGAGGCACCTTTACTTGATATTGTCGCATATGCTGGATATACCTTTACGGGTATGTGTTTAGCTGTATTCGTGAAAATCGTGTGGAGCTATTCGTACTACTTTTTGATGCCATGGACGTGCTTATGCATGGGAATTTTCTTGGTAAAGACAATGAAGAGAGTCCTTTTTGCGGAGGTGAGGACATACGACTCAAGCAGGCACCACTACCTCCTGCTCTTCATAGCTTTAGCTCAACTCCCACTATATGTGTGGCTTGGCAACATCAGCCTGAACTGGTTATTTTGA
- the LOC108222466 gene encoding RING-H2 finger protein ATL1 has product MNHVPFHIHESHAHALALVSIKNQQNSSYQASLQPHAGNGFPILALGVLGIMATAFVLVGYYIFVNKCCLNWQQIDPLRRFSVVQTRRNQDLLMDYSPSWQSRGLDDLLIREIPTFQYSKSQGDLMSLYKCVVCLNEFQEQDTIRILPSCKHGFHLDCIDIWLQSNDNCPLCRLSISGATRYPIDRIVAPTSSPQDPRPFVTRGLVGSDEDFVVIELSGEQNRNEPRIQYHSPGKVQQKTVKLKPRKFHHASIMGDECFNVRDSDDQFSVQPIRRSFSMDSAADRHIFLSVEEISRRNRHQTEFRNNEESSSRVRRPFFSFGHVRGSKSTVLPIEF; this is encoded by the coding sequence ATGAATCATGTACCATTTCACATTCATGAATCTCATGCTCATGCTCTTGCTCTTGTTTCAATCAAGAACCAACAAAATTCATCTTACCAAGCTTCTCTGCAGCCTCATGCAGGCAATGGGTTCCCAATACTAGCTCTTGGAGTTCTAGGAATTATGGCCACGGCTTTCGTGCTAGTAGGCTACTACATTTTTGTGAATAAATGCTGCTTAAATTGGCAACAAATCGACCCCTTGAGGCGCTTTTCTGTGGTACAGACACGAAGAAATCAGGATTTATTGATGGACTACTCTCCCTCGTGGCAGAGCCGGGGGCTAGACGACTTGTTGATCCGAGAAATTCCAACTTTTCAGTATAGTAAAAGCCAGGGTGATCTGATGAGCTTGTACAAATGCGTGGTTTGTTTAAATGAGTTTCAAGAACAAGATACCATAAGAATACTCCCTAGCTGCAAGCACGGCTTCCATTTGGACTGCATTGACATATGGCTTCAGAGCAATGACAATTGTCCACTCTGTAGATTAAGCATTTCAGGCGCTACACGATACCCGATTGACAGAATTGTTGCACCAACATCTTCACCTCAAGATCCCCGGCCTTTTGTCACTAGAGGTCTTGTGGGAAGTGATGAAGATTTTGTTGTTATTGAATTAAGTGGAGAGCAGAACAGAAATGAGCCGAGAATTCAGTATCATTCTCCGGGCAAAGTGCAGCAGAAGACTGTGAAGCTGAAGCCAAGAAAGTTTCATCATGCATCAATCATGGGAGATGAATGTTTTAATGTACGGGACAGCGATGATCAGTTCTCTGTACAACCTATTCGGAGATCTTTCTCCATGGACTCTGCAGCGGACCGACATATTTTTTTGTCGGTTGAAGAGATCTCAAGGCGGAATAGACACCAGACTGAGTTTAGAAACAATGAGGAATCCAGCAGTAGGGTCCGAAGACCCTTCTTCTCATTCGGACATGTAAGAGGATCAAAGAGTACAGTTCTTCCCATAGAATTCTAA
- the LOC108223015 gene encoding protein TRIGALACTOSYLDIACYLGLYCEROL 1, chloroplastic, with the protein MQAACLLQSAGLFPKSAHRGGTSIKQGGWIKLKSPKSLRVGDTRGIQTCKLNIPLRPTRLSAISNADDGKPALSVAEEHIITSQTLQNEADTWLSGWSPPRHLWRALSVFILAGQVIIRILKGKVHWKNTLQQLERVGPKSVGVCLLTATFVGMAFAIQFVREFTRLGLNRSIGGVLALAFARELSPVITSIVIAGRIGSAFAAELGTMQVSEQTDTLRVLGANPVDYMVTPRVIASCITLPLLTLLCFTVGMSASALLADGVYGISINIILDSARRALSSWDIISAMLKSLVFGLIISIVSCGWGITTSEGAKGVGESTTSAVVISLVGIFVADFILSYFFFQGAGNSLRNVV; encoded by the exons ATGCAAGCAGCCTGCCTTCTTCAATCTGCTGGTCTTTTCCCCAAAAG TGCTCACCGTGGAGGTACCTCTATCAAACAGGGTGGTTGGATAAAGTTAAAATCCCCCAAGTCACTGAGAGTAGGTGATACCAGAGGAATCCAAACCTGTAAACTTAATATTCCTCTTCGGCCAACAAGGTTATCTGCTATCTCCAACGCAGATGATGGAAAGCCTGCTTTATCTGTCGCTGAGGAACATATAATCACAAGCCAAACTTTACAGAATGAAGCAGATACATGGTTAAGTGGATGGTCACCCCCAAGGCACTTGTGGAGGGCATTATCAGTCTTTATTCTTGCAGGGCAGGTCATTATCAGGATTTTGAAGGGCAAAGTCCACTGGAAGAATACACTCCAGCAACTGGAAAGAGTCGGTCCAAAATCAGTTGGAGTCTGTTTGTTAACTGCTACTTTTGTTGGGATGGCCTTCGCTATCCAGTTTGTGAGAGAATTCACAAGACTAGGATTAAACAGATCTATTGGTGGTGTCTTGGCCCTTGCCTTTGCGAGGGAGTTGAGTCCTGTGATCACATCAATAGTCATTGCAGGGCGTATTGGCAGTGCATTTGCTGCAGAGCTGGGAACTATGCAAGTGTCAGAGCAAACCGACACACTAAGGGTTCTTGGTGCTAATCCTGTTGATTACATGGTGACCCCGAGAGTGATTGCTTCATGTATTACTCTGCCATTACTTACTCTACTGTGCTTTACAGTAGGAATGTCAGCAAGTGCTCTCCTCGCTGATGGTGTTTACGGGATCAGCATAAACATAATTTTGGATTCTGCTCGGAGAGCTCTCTCTTCGTGGGATATAATTAGTGCAATGCTCAAGTCCCTAGTTTTTGGCTTGATTATATCCATTGTTAGCTGCGGTTGGGGGATCACTACTTCAGAGGGTGCCAAAGGTGTTGGAGAATCAACGACTTCTGCTGTTGTAATTTCTCTCGTCGGTATCTTCGTTGCTGATTTTATCCTCTCTTATTTCTTCTTCCAGGGAGCAGGAAATTCATTAAGGAACGTTGTCTAA